The nucleotide window AGGGGGTGGACCCACACGGTGTCTTTTTTATTAATGACGCCGTCCACTACAGCCTTGGCGACATCCTCACGGTCGACGGTGAGCGGCGCTTCTTCAACATCGGCGCTCATCTTGGTGCGGACTTGGCCGGGGCGGACGAGGAGCACGCGGGCACCGAACTCGCGAAGGGCTTCGCCGAGTTGTTCGTAGAAGCCGTCGAATCCTGCTTTGGTGGAGCCATAGACGAAGTTGGAGCGGCGAACTTTAACACCGGCGACGGAGCTGAGTGCGACGATGGTGCCGTGGCGTTGGGCTTTCATCTTTTGGCCCAGCAGCACGCCAACGCTGACGCCACCGGTGTAGTTGATTTGTGCAGATGCGACTGCTTTTTCTTGGTTTTGCCACAGTTCTTCGGCATCACCGAGGGTACCGAATGCGACGATCGCGACGTCAACTTCGCCGTGTTCCCACGCGGCGTCAATAACCTTTGGGTGTGAGGAGAAGTCGGTGGCGTCGAAGTCGATGACGTTGACAGCGGTGGCACCGGCGGCCTCGATTTTTTTGACCGCGGCGTCGAGGTGACTGGAGGTTTTGCGGGCTGCGAGAGTGACGGTGGCGGAGCCGGAGGAGAGGAATTCTTCGACGATTGCCAGGCCGATGTCTGAAGTTCCGCCCAGCAGGAGGATGTGTTGAGGTTTGCCGACGGCGTTAATCATGAATGGTGTCCTTTTAGATTATTGACGATCGAATAGCGATTGTGAACGGTTGAACGTCCTGGTTGTTGGTGACCGGCAGGGTTGTAGCCGGTGACCAACGAAGGCCTATACGGGCTGTTTAGAGCTGCAGGCGACGCGACATGTCGGAGGCGAAGACGCCGTGGGGGTCGATCGCGTTGCGGGTCTTCAGCCAGCCGTCGAGCTCGGGGTACATTTTGTGGAAGTTTTCCGCGGAGGTGCGGGATTCCTTAGCGAGGTAGAGGCGGCCACCGAATTCCATGACGCGTTTGTCGAGTTCGTCGAGGAATGCGCCAAGGCCGGGTTTGATGGGGAAGTCCACGCAGACGTTCCAGCCGGGCATCGGGAAGGACAAGGGGGCCTTATTGCCTTCGCCGAACAGCTTGAACACGTTGAGAGCCGAGTAGTGGCCGCTGCTTTGGATATCGCGGATGATTTCCTTGAAGGGTTCCACTGCTTCGCGCGGGACGATGAATTGGTACTGGAGGAAGCCCTTGGAGCCGTAGCCGCGGTTCCATTCACCAATGAGGTCGAGGGGTTGATAGAACTGCGTGAGGTTCTGCACCTTGTTTTTGTAAGTGCCGGACTTTAGCCACCACAGTTCGCCGACGGCAATCATGGACAGCTTGTTCATGGTGAAGTTCGGGAAGATATCCGGAACCGTGATCAGCTGCGGGGCATTGAACTTGAGGGGCTGTTTCGCCAGTTTGGGTGAGAGTTCTTCCAGCTGGGCCAGGGTGGCTAGCGAGCCGCGGGAAATGGCGGCGCGGCCCAGTTTGGGTTCCGGGGAAATGGCGTCGAACCACGCGGAGGAGTAGGTGTAGTTCTTCTCGGAACCATCGGAGTGGAATTCGATGGTTGCATCGAGGTTCGGGGTGAGGTCACCGTCTGCGATGAAGTAGGCGGTTTCGGTGCGCGTCATTTTAATTTGTGCACGCAGGATGATGCCGGTCAGGCCCATTCCGCCCACAGTGGCCCAGAAGAGCTCCCCATTGGGATCGTCGGGGGTGCCGTTGGGCTCGAGGTGGAGGACGCGGCCGTCAGCGACGAGCAGTTCCATTGATACGACGTGGTTGCCGAAGGAGCCCGCGGAGTGGTGGTTTTTGCCGTGAATGTCCGGGCCGATCGCGCCGCCGATGGTGACCTGGCGGGTGCCGGGCAGTACAGGAACCCACAGGCCGTACGGCAGTGCGGCCTTCATCAGCTGGTCGAGGGTGACGCCGCCGTCAACGTCCACGATGGCGGTTTCGGTGTCGATAGAGTGGATGACGTTCAGCGGCTGCATGTCGACTACGACGCCGCCGGCATTTTGTGCAGGGTCACCGTAAGAGCGGCCCATGCCACGGGCGATGATGCCGCGCTTGAGGTGGTCTGGCTTTTCCGAGTTTTGGTCCGCTACCAGCTTGACGGCTTCGATGATTTTCTCGACGTCGGGGGTGGAAAGTACCTCGGCGGTGGTCGGGGCGGTGCGGCCCCAGCCTGTGAGCTTGCGAGCTTCTGTGTTCAAGCTGCCGTGGGCACCGTGCGAAGCTTCTTGAGCGACGGTGCTGGTCGTGCTTGTGTTGCTAGTCATTGTTTCCTAGGCTACCCGCTTTTTGTTGCTAGTTGGTTGTCGGCGCCTAGGGGCACGGGAGTGTGTTGTGTTGGAGGTTGGGCTTGGTATCAGGTTGGGGGAGCTAGGCGGGCGCGTGGATGTGTTCCACGACCCGATTGGAGGTAACAGAAGGGGCGAAAGTTAACTTTTGGGGTGTTTGTTGCAGATTTTGTAGAAAATTTTTTATGCCGGTCGACCTGCGAAAACGGAGATTTCTTCAAAATTTTTTCGCTCAGGCTGAAACATTTTCGAATCCTGATCGATAGAGTGGGTGAAGGACGGCGCGGCCGGCAAGAGGCCCGCCAACACATGAAAGGACTCGATATGACCGAGCTCATCCAGGACATCGCTAAGGTTTTCACCAGCCTCTTCGCTCACTCCTCCGGCATCGCAACCCAGTTCGTTGCAGACGTCACCAAGTTCCTGACCACCTTCTCCAAGTAATTTCCGGACGCTAGT belongs to Corynebacterium argentoratense DSM 44202 and includes:
- a CDS encoding FAD-binding oxidoreductase — translated: MTSNTSTTSTVAQEASHGAHGSLNTEARKLTGWGRTAPTTAEVLSTPDVEKIIEAVKLVADQNSEKPDHLKRGIIARGMGRSYGDPAQNAGGVVVDMQPLNVIHSIDTETAIVDVDGGVTLDQLMKAALPYGLWVPVLPGTRQVTIGGAIGPDIHGKNHHSAGSFGNHVVSMELLVADGRVLHLEPNGTPDDPNGELFWATVGGMGLTGIILRAQIKMTRTETAYFIADGDLTPNLDATIEFHSDGSEKNYTYSSAWFDAISPEPKLGRAAISRGSLATLAQLEELSPKLAKQPLKFNAPQLITVPDIFPNFTMNKLSMIAVGELWWLKSGTYKNKVQNLTQFYQPLDLIGEWNRGYGSKGFLQYQFIVPREAVEPFKEIIRDIQSSGHYSALNVFKLFGEGNKAPLSFPMPGWNVCVDFPIKPGLGAFLDELDKRVMEFGGRLYLAKESRTSAENFHKMYPELDGWLKTRNAIDPHGVFASDMSRRLQL
- a CDS encoding decaprenylphospho-beta-D-erythro-pentofuranosid-2-ulose 2-reductase, yielding MINAVGKPQHILLLGGTSDIGLAIVEEFLSSGSATVTLAARKTSSHLDAAVKKIEAAGATAVNVIDFDATDFSSHPKVIDAAWEHGEVDVAIVAFGTLGDAEELWQNQEKAVASAQINYTGGVSVGVLLGQKMKAQRHGTIVALSSVAGVKVRRSNFVYGSTKAGFDGFYEQLGEALREFGARVLLVRPGQVRTKMSADVEEAPLTVDREDVAKAVVDGVINKKDTVWVHPLFQYVMMVLQHIPKPIFRKLPF